DNA sequence from the Eptesicus fuscus isolate TK198812 chromosome 7, DD_ASM_mEF_20220401, whole genome shotgun sequence genome:
CCAGAGGCGCCATAACTCAGGGGTGAGGACACTGGTCTCAGAATGCCCTGTGGCTGTGCCTGGGTCGTCATGGGAACCTGCAAACTTTTGTAGAAAGGATTTACGGTACCTGCAACTCCAGGCTCTCCGTGTTCGGTTTCCTGATGAGAAAGGAGGCATACTCGTCCCAGATGGGGGCTGAAGTCTGGGAAACAGTCTGGTGGAGATGAGGGGGAATGAGCAGTGGTTGGTGGTCTCTCCTCGACTCCTCTCATCCCCCCTTTCTCATCCCTGCGGCATTTCCTAATACCTTAGTTTTATGAGAGGTATCTCCCACGGTGATAGTAGCATAAGGGCTGGGAGGCTTGGTACCTTTTCGGAGCTAGAAAGAGAATATtgtgttaaatattaaatatttagtatttaatataaatattaaaaattgtctTAAATTGGGAGCAAGTTAGGCAGATTCCCCCCTCCTCTCACAAGTTATCTCCATAGCCAGCAGTCATGTCCCTATTATCACTTAACAGCCACCACCCTCCTTGGACAGACAATTCTTCCTACCCCAGTGCCACCCCGGGAACGAGAGGAATTCAGAATTTACTGTTATTCCAAATACACCAGGAGCACCCAaacctgagggaggagggaggagggcgagggAGCTACGGGGCGTGGGGAGGTCTCACCGGAAGGTCCTCAGCCCGCTCCACATAGACGGACAGCAGCGCTGCTGCCAGCTCTCCACTCTTCTGCGTCTGGATCAAACTGTTCACCTGCAGCAcctgggggttggggagtggTGACTAAATCCTGGGCCGGGCGCATGCCTTAAAGTCAGATGGAAGTGTTCATCTTGGCCCATCCggggccccttccttcctcccgcaGCCTCCTCACCTCCTCTAACTCAGCAGCAACGGGACGGGGGGTCAGACGCTCCAGACGCAAGTGCAGGCGGCCAGATGGGACGTCCTCCAGGGTCAGCCACTGCGGTAGTGGGCAGGGTTAAAATTGGCGGGTGTCGGGACAGAGGGACTGTGAGGAGGAGACGTGGGTCAAGATCAGGAGGGATTGCTGATTCTAATTCCAGGCTCACCTCATCAAGGAAGCCACTGTTGAGGACTGCGGTGAGGCTGACTTTACACCTGTAAAAACAAGTCAGCCGCGAGGTCAGCGCCCAGTCCCGGTCTCCCCGAGGCCAGACTTCCGAGGCCTGCAGAGGCCCAGCCTGTCTCCCCTGCTGGGCTCCTCTCTCACCTGCCCAGAAAATCATCCTTGTCCAGGTCCTTGTCAAAAACCTCCACCCCTAGCTCCTGGCCTGGAATTGACGTGACAATCACCTGTGGGAGAGAATCGTGCAGACCAAGGGATTCTTCCCCGAATGACTGGAACCTCTCCATCCAGCCCACGGAACCCAGAGCTTTGTGGGCCGCTCTCAGCGATGGGGGAAGAATGTGGCAGGACTGGGAGGAGTCCTCGCTCCTCAATTCTGACCTCAAAAACCTCGTTCCAACGGGGATTGAGATCCTCCCGCACCACACGGCTCCGGAAGCTCCGTCCCGCCAGCTTCAGTTTGACGTAGGGGTCTGACTTGCCCTTCACTAACCCGCCCAGGAAACGGTCTTTGGCAATCAGGtcctgggcctctaatacatggATGCGAAGAACGTTCTGCAAACAGGGACGGAGGCACCAGATGGCAGTCAGAGAGGAACCTGTCAGAACCAGCCCCAAACAGGCTTTGCACACAGCGGGTGGGCACACGGACCCTATTCCTTTCCAAATAGGGACTCACCTCAGTCCCAAAGTGACTGTCAGGAGTTGTGTGACGGGGTCGAGGTGGGGCGTCCACACTGCTGCCCGTCTGGGGGCTCTCACTGTCCAGGTCTGAAGCACCAGGCGCAGCGGGGAAGCGTACTTCTGATGAATCCAAGTACAAGATCTAGGAGGGTAGGGTTATTGTCGAATCAGAGAAGTGCAGCTAGCCCCCAGCAGGCAGGTCTGTGGGGactggggggcagagcaggggctaTAATGGGGAAACCAGGTCCCATCTTTCTGGGCTCGTCTCTATGGGGTTCCCTCCACACCTATCCTATTCAGACACCATGTCTTCCCCCAGTTAGATTTACAAACATTCTTGGTGTGCCTGCTAGGTGTTTCCACATATATCAGCTCATTTAATCCTAGAGGacgcccccccaccccttacTCTTAGTACCAAGGAGTCTACAAGAGCCTTCCACACGCTCAGCACCTCCTCCGCCTCCATACCCTCATAACCAGTTTCATGTAGAGCCTGGAGTTTGGGCCAGAGCCGCTGAGCTGGAACCACTGGTCCAGGGTGAGTTCAGAGGCAGTCAGCAGGCGAGCCAGAGGCAGGGTCAGTGCCCCTAACGTCACTGCTCTGGAGTCGTCCTTCACCTGCAGGCGCAGGAGGAGATGCAGTGAAGAGACActgggggaaagggaggccccccgGGGAATTATACGGCAGCACCTTCATTCTCTCCGAGCCAATCACAGACcttctgctctgctctgggccATCTTTTCACAGTCCCTTGCCCACTCCATGCCTCTTCTGTTCCCATTCTCCTCTCTGCCTATTTAAGTCCTACTTATCCTTCAAGGCCCACATAAAATCCTACTTCCTTCACAGAATCTTCAGTTACTCCAGCCTCTGTACCTTTCTCTGGCCATCCTTAGCCCTATACTATGGGTATTTTACTCCCACTATTCAATACTTAATCCTCCTTGGGGGACTTCACATGCGTATGTCTTATCTATGAAACTAGCTAGCAGGCTTCAAGAAGGCAGGCACTCTTTCATGCTTTCCCTACGACCTTTCAAATACTAGGTACCTAGCCCAGCTGAGTGACCCGGGTGACTCAACtgcttagagcatcatcctgatatgccaaggtggtgggtcgatccccagtcaaaaaaatatatatttttaaatatatatttttattgatttcagagaggaagggagagggaggtagagatagaaacatcaatgatgagagagaaccacagatcagctgccttctgcacgccccccctggggatcgagcccacaacccgatcGAGTCCAGggtccctgactggaatcaaacccgggaccctgcagtcccaCAGGccaacgcactatccactgagccaaattaccTAGCGCATTTTTttaagtgccctggctggtgtggctcagttggttgagcatcgttccatacactgaaaggtcaccagttcgattcctggtcagggaacaagcccaggttgcaggtttgggaagcaaccagtcaatgtgtctctctcacattaatgtttcgcCCGCCTACCCCGCCCCCcacactctctctgtctctccccctccctcgctcccttccactctgtctaaaaatcaatggaaaaaatatcctcaggcaaagattaacaacaaaaaataataatactaggTACCTTATAGATAATcaatgttctttgtttttaattcaagcacaatttacaaatttacataccataaaaatcactcattttaagtgtacaattctcagttataaaaaactagaggcctggtgcatgaaaattcatgcactggagcgggggtcctCCAGCCCGGCCCACCCCCTCAGGAGCGGGaagtgacctggcaatcaggggaaggcaatgcccccatcacacctctgctgctgccactgccagcagcgcaagccttggctggccctggttacctgagcctcaggcagccctgggcagctgggggtctgaacggactgggggactccggaggcaggcgcgcagagcagctggacccgcctggggatgggcctggccatgctgcgCACCTGCTGCCCCGGTTGGgcggaggggactgggtgccgccatcttgtggctgtgggcgccgccatcttttgagggagtgacagtcaattagcatattccctccttattggctgtgggtgccaccatctttgtgaggggtgacagtcaattagcatgttccctatttattagataggatgattctAGATATAATGGGGAACAGTAGAGAGTAGAGGAGGTAGAATCTAGATAGATGGATTAAAAATAGAGATCAAAGGAGAACATGGAGAAGAAATGGTACAGATCTGAGAAGGCAGAAGAGATGATTGTCTCACCTGTACATCGAGCTCCTGGCTCTGAGGGTCCTGCAGGAAGAACCGGAAGGCCTCCTCCCATACTGGGCAGTTGTTGTTGTAGACAGCCTGCAGATGTACAGGATTAAGGGTAAAGGCCACAAATTTTATGTGGCCTGTACCCTTTAAATTTTTAAGGGTACAGTCACATAATAaaccaccccaataaatttttttaaaaggtacatgTCACAGTACCATTCCTGTTTCTCAAGAAAGCCCTTACCATTCTAGGCTTTCCAAAGGGGAAACTTCAGCCCAAGAACAGGCCTCCCCCCAGCTTCACATACAAATGACACTTCCCACAATGCTCTCCTGGCCTCACCTTGCTCTCCCGGGTCACATCCTGAACTGACAGTTGTACCATGGGGTTGGGTTCTTTGTTCCCCTTCTTCAGCTGTGGGAGGTAGAATTCAGAAGTCACTATCACGGGTGTTTTTGTTTCAGTGAAGGAAGGTGGGCTCTCATCAGGAGCTCTTCTCTGAGACGGCTCTAATCCCCCCCCTGGAACCCTGAGTTACATGATGCTACTTCTGGAGCAAAGCAGGCAGGGGCAAGGGAAGGGGTGGGAATGCTACATGCCAGGCTCCCTGTTCACTTGCTCTCAGAAGCCACACTCACAGGGAGATCCTGGGCCCGATCCAGGtagacaaccaagatggcagctgatGGGGGCTCTGGTCGGGAGGAGACGCCGCGATTCCACTGCAGGACCTGCAGGGGTGGCAGCAGTCAGACCGTGGTCCCCGCAGGTCCCCATGCTGCCAGACGGCCATTTCTCCCCTGCCATTGCCCTGCTTCCCATGGTGGTTACCTGCTCCAGTTTTTCTGCATCTGGCAAAAGTGACAGCCATTCTAGCTTTAAGTGGACTTGGCCTTGCCCGCCTTGTAGAGGGAACCACTGAGGGAAGTGGAAGAAAGTGAGGTATGGTTGAGATCAGATAGCCGCCCAGCCTCTTCCCCACCAATGTAGCAACTTTTGTTTCAACTCTACATTGAGACCACCCCACCTTCCTCTTTTCTTAACTTACATCATCCAGTACTCCGGCCTGTAACACCTTCCCTACATCCAGCTTCATtctgggagggggcagtgagagggagaaaggggagggccGTGATTAGTAGCATGGCACTGGCCCTCCACTCACTGACCCAGAAATAACTGGCAGATCTGACTCCCTTCTCCCCATACTCAGGAAAGGATTGTGTGGGTGCACGCGCACACgtgcatgtgcctgtgtgtgggtgggggtaagggatgGGAGGTTGGGAAGGAAAACGATACACAATTCCCAGGCCTGGGATAGGATTATAattagccctagatggtttggctcagtggattgagtgttggcctgtggattgagggtcctgggttcaattccagtcagtggcaaatgcccaggttttgggctcaatgcccagtgggggggcgtgcaggaggcagccgattaagaattctcatcattgatgtttctgtctctccctctccctctcccttcctctctgaaatattttaaaaaattttaaaagaaaaggactgccctaaccggtttggctcagtggatagagcgtcggcctgcggactgaagggtcccaggttcgattctggtcaaaggcatgtaccttggttgtgggcacatccccagtaaggggtgtgcaggaggcagctgatcgatgtttctctctcatcgatgtttccagctctctatccctctccctctctgtaaaaaatcaatagaatatatatttttaaaaacaaaaggactATAATCACCTTTGTGACCCTGCTAGCACTGGGGCTTTAGAATCCTCACATAGGCAGAGTCTCACCTGCCCAGAAAGTCATCTTTGTCGGGATCCTTGTCaaacacctccacctccacctcctggcCTGGGACCTCATGTACTATCACCTGAAGAGCAGAGGGACAAGGGTCTCACGGGCTGCAGCTGTGAGGATCACCCGTCAGTATCGCCCCGCAGCCTTCCGAGGCCTCCCCATTCCACACAGCCCCGTTCCCCAGCTCTCCCACCTCGTAAGTCTctccccactgggggttgagtTCCTCGTCGATGACACGACTGCAGAACGTCTGGGTGCCCACTCGCACAATTGCATAGGGGTCTGACTTGCCCTCAATCAGGCCCTTCACGTATTTGTCCTTGGAGCTTAATCCTCGAGCAGCCAGCAGGTGAATCCGAATAATGCCCTGAGGGTGGAAACCAGGTAGTGAGAAACTAAGGGCCTGGCACAGGGTTCCTAAGAGAAGCATCTCTTTAGGGGAGAGAGGCCAtaccctggggagaggggagcgcAGCTGGGCCACGTCGTGGAGGTCAGGCACAAGGGGCACCAACAATCGGTTGGGCAGCACGAGGAAGGCAGAGATGGAGTCCATGATCATGGTGTCAGAGAGCGAGCTGAGTCAGGGAGCAGAAGAGGAGGCGAGGGTGGCCTCGGCTTATAAGAGCCCTGACCCCAACTATGTTTCCCACAACCAAGGGGCCGACGCCCGGAGGAAGTCCGTTCTTGAAACTCTTTTTGCTACTCTCCTACCTAATGTCCCACCTCCTGCTCTGGCCCTTCTTCACTGCCACCCCAGCTCTTCCTCCTTCGGCCCCTGTCGACAGGCTGCAGGGCTCTCCCTTCTCTACCAAAATGCCTGTCCCCCACAGGAGGAAAACCACAGCACGGTCCTTCTCAGGGGCATCTGTCTCATCTCCCCagctcggctgcaggctcctggAGGGCACCGCTGCATCTTTTACTGCTCTGTAACCCCCCAGGCCGGGCCGCAGCACtcagcaggtgctcagtgagtCCTGGATACCTGAGTCCCGGGATATCCAGCAGGTTGGTCATCCCTGTCCAGTTGATATCTAGGGTCTGGAAGAAAAGAGCGCGTGGAGGCGTGGTCAGACCCACCCCGCAGCTGCCAGAATTCAGTCTTCTTGTCAGTTCCCTCCTCCATTCCCCACAGGtggccaccctgccctgcccccaatccTCTGCTTCCCCATCCTTCCTCAGCATCTCTCCTTACCGGGCGTCGGATAAAGAACATGGACACAGCCCCCACGATAGGAAGGTCTCCTATGAGCGGCTCAAGAATCACCCGCAAGACACCATGCAGCTGGGACAAGAGAAGACCGAGGCCTTTCCTCAGAAaaggccttccctccccaccttccccagcctTGGTTCTTCCACCTCCCACGCCCCCACATCCATCCCCACATCCGAGGAGACTGAGGGCAAAGGCTCCCTCCCGGGGGCCCTGACATCTGCCCCACCTGCATGCCCTTGACTCCCGCTTTGCAGAAGTATTTCTTCACTTCCACATCAATCTGTATGTCGCCCACGTAGCTGGGGTTTGGTGAGGAAAACAAAAAGTTAGCACTAGGCGAAGTGGGGGTAGGGGCATAAAGCCTGCGTGACCAGGATCCTGTCgaaggggaaatgggagagggGTGAGTGGTGTTACCTGATGTTCAAGTCCAGCAGGATCTGCTGTTTGTTCTGACCAGGATGAACTTTGACTCCTACGATGCGCAGTGGCTAGAGAGAGATGAATtcttgagagaaaggaagggcaggggaggagtATCTCCAGCTCCCCTGGACCATCCCCCGTTCCCTGTTactttctccccctcccattACTTTCCTTCGTACACACacaccttttcacccagttccACTCGGGTAAATGTAAATGTTTGTAGATGGGGGTTAGATCCTCGAACAGCTGGGGCCACCGTTTCAGCCAAAAGCTTCTCCATATACTGTCCCAGGAAGGGCCAGACCTGGGCCACAATCTGGGAGAAAGGGAGCCAGTCATAGAGGAGCCCAGCCCTCCCTCAAAGGACAGGCTCTTCAGGAGGCTGCCCGCAGGGAGCACGGAGGACCCGGCTGGGCTAGGCCTGAGTGGGCAGAGGACGGCAAGAGGAAGGGCCCCACTCGCCACTTGGGAGGAATAAAAACGAAGACAGCCCTCACCTTATTTAGCCATTCCGCCTTTTCCACGTCTGGGAAGCTGACCTGGAGGGGGCAGACAGAGCACTGAGCACAGCCTGTGGCTTCCTACTAAGATGCTGGGGTTGGGCCGCTGAGAGAGGAGAGGTAAGTGTGCCGGCCTCCTCCACAGGGTTGGGGGCACTGAGGTCTCTTTGCcgagaggagctggggggggggggggcggggcggggggagatagGCCACACTTAGCGGCTTTGTGGCCGGCTCAGGATGTGAAATGACAGctgctgggcagaggaggagtGAGAAGCCACATTCTTTCTGGAGGGGGAGGTCCTGCCAAATCAGAGTGTGAGGAAGAAATCCTGGGACTGGAGAAGGCTGGTTCCTTGGTGCAGCCTGCCCTCCTCGCTGACGGGACGTCTGTGCCAGGAATGTGAAAAGGGAAGCGGTTCCTTGAgtcagggaggcggggaggaccAGATGAGCTACCAGACGTAGGCCCTGgcctttatgattattttttctttactttggaTCAGTGTGACGCTGATGGGAAAGGGCACCTGTGCTCCTGTTGGGGAGGAGCTGCGGGAGTTGCTTAGGAAGGATTCCTTTCcaagtggaagagaaggaggaacaaAGGACAGTGGCTGCCTGGGCTACGCGTCCCCAGGGACATTTCTTCCCCTCTCGCCtctccagccctgggcctgggaagcAGGGCTGTGCCCGTCTGGTGTCAACTTTGattcctctctcctgcctggtCCCTCTAGGCTGGCACCTCTGCTGGGAGCAGGCAgggggggtcaggaggggctGGGTAACGCGCTCTTCTCTGCAAGGCCAGAGAAGGCACCAGGCTCCCCACGAAGAAGGGCACAGAGATAAGGATCTGGGCCTGAAACAAACGCAGCCCACAGTCCGGaaaagggtggggctggcccggCGGCGGAGTGAGGGCTGCGGGCACCGCAGCGGTCGCACTCCCCGCCTCCCGTGCCCCCGCCCTGCAGCCAGCATCCCCGGCGCTGCGGCCTGGCTGCCTGAGGGCGAAGGTGGCGACGGCCGGAGGGTGCGGCCAGGTGCAGGGGGCTCCCTCCTCTCAGTCCTCAGGGCAGGGCGCCCGGGGCTGGGTCCCAGCGGGTCTCCGGGGATGACCGCGGGaaaaggaatgggggtgggggtgggggagccccgAGGACAGGAGCGCGAAGGAAACCCTCGGGGCGGCCGTGGGAATGGGGATGCCCGGGAGCAGCAAAGGCGTGAGTGGCACCagaggcaggagggcggggccgtCCCGGAGCGGGAGCCGGGCTGCGCCAGAGGAAGAGGTCCCGGTTCTGGGGGAGGATCGGGAGCTGGGCGTgcgaggggagggcggggagtgGGCAGCCGGTCCCCAGAGAAAGGCGGGCGGCCTGCGCGCGAGGGGCAAGTCTGCGCGGGGCGCCCCGTCCCCGGTGGGGCGCCGCCTGAGACGCGGGTGCAGAGCCCACAGCGAGGGCCCACGGGGCCGCGCCGCCTGCGGCCGGGGTCGCTCACCCAGGCGGGGAGCTCTCGGTGGCTCAAGTACAGAGTCTCCGCCGTGCGCCGCTCCTCGTCGTCCAGCAGCAGCCGCGCCACGCGGAGGCTCCGTTCCTTCCCGTCGCGGACGCGGCGCCAGCCCAGGTAGAGGGCGAGGCCGAAGAGCACGAAGCCCACGCTGAGCCCCATGGCCCCCGCCAGGTACaccggcaccagcaccagcagccgCCGCCCGAACGAGGCCAGCACCGCCAGGGCCTCCCCCGCCGCGCCCGGGCCGGCAGGCTGGTCTCCCGGACTCGGGTCCGGCTTGGTGGGCGCGGCCGGGGGCTGGcccggggggtcggggggagcggggggctggtcctgggggccggggccggg
Encoded proteins:
- the ESYT1 gene encoding extended synaptotagmin-1, which translates into the protein MERAPGGGPGPGPQDQPPAPPDPPGQPPAAPTKPDPSPGDQPAGPGAAGEALAVLASFGRRLLVLVPVYLAGAMGLSVGFVLFGLALYLGWRRVRDGKERSLRVARLLLDDEERRTAETLYLSHRELPAWVSFPDVEKAEWLNKIVAQVWPFLGQYMEKLLAETVAPAVRGSNPHLQTFTFTRVELGEKPLRIVGVKVHPGQNKQQILLDLNISYVGDIQIDVEVKKYFCKAGVKGMQLHGVLRVILEPLIGDLPIVGAVSMFFIRRPTLDINWTGMTNLLDIPGLSSLSDTMIMDSISAFLVLPNRLLVPLVPDLHDVAQLRSPLPRGIIRIHLLAARGLSSKDKYVKGLIEGKSDPYAIVRVGTQTFCSRVIDEELNPQWGETYEVIVHEVPGQEVEVEVFDKDPDKDDFLGRMKLDVGKVLQAGVLDDWFPLQGGQGQVHLKLEWLSLLPDAEKLEQVLQWNRGVSSRPEPPSAAILVVYLDRAQDLPLKKGNKEPNPMVQLSVQDVTRESKAVYNNNCPVWEEAFRFFLQDPQSQELDVQVKDDSRAVTLGALTLPLARLLTASELTLDQWFQLSGSGPNSRLYMKLVMRILYLDSSEVRFPAAPGASDLDSESPQTGSSVDAPPRPRHTTPDSHFGTENVLRIHVLEAQDLIAKDRFLGGLVKGKSDPYVKLKLAGRSFRSRVVREDLNPRWNEVFEVIVTSIPGQELGVEVFDKDLDKDDFLGRCKVSLTAVLNSGFLDEWLTLEDVPSGRLHLRLERLTPRPVAAELEEVLQVNSLIQTQKSGELAAALLSVYVERAEDLPLRKGTKPPSPYATITVGDTSHKTKTVSQTSAPIWDEYASFLIRKPNTESLELQVRGEGTGALGSLSLPLSELLGADQLCVDRWFTLNNGQGQVLLRAQLGILVSQHSGVEAHSHSHSHSHSSSSVSEELEPWAGPPHATSSAPELRQRLTHGDSPPEAPAGPLGQVKLTVWYYSEDRKLISIVHSCRSLRQNGRDPPDPYVSLLLHPDKNRGTKRKTSQKKRTLNPEFNERFEWELPLDEALRRKLDVSVKSNSSFMSRERELLGKVQLDLAETDLSQGAAQWYDLTDDKDKGSS